One part of the Halopenitus persicus genome encodes these proteins:
- the hisC gene encoding histidinol-phosphate transaminase, with product MHTRDLSEHSPYVPGRGDEEVARELGIDPAELITLSSNENPHGASPDAVDAIREGAESISVYPKSSHADLIAELAAEWDLADEQVWLSAGADGSIDYLSRAMLEPDDRILAPDPGFAYYGMSARYHHGDVATYELDPADGFEQTAETVLDAYAGERMIYVTSPHNPSGSVMDLSEVRLLADATAEETLVVVDEAYGEFAETSSAVELLEERADVAVLRTFSKAYGLAGLRVGYALVPEAWADAYARVNTPFAASELACRAALAALADDEHVDRSIESARWGREYVREHVDAPTVESAGNFVLIEVGDAEAVTEALQREGIIVRDCTSFGLPEHIRVTTGTREETRAAVEAINDVLARLEPGVSA from the coding sequence GAGGTCGCCCGCGAGCTCGGGATCGATCCGGCGGAGCTCATCACCCTGTCCTCGAACGAGAACCCCCACGGCGCGAGCCCTGACGCGGTCGACGCGATCCGTGAGGGCGCCGAGTCGATCAGCGTCTATCCCAAGTCCTCACACGCCGACCTCATCGCCGAGCTGGCCGCGGAGTGGGACCTCGCCGACGAGCAGGTGTGGCTCTCGGCCGGCGCCGACGGCTCGATCGACTATCTCTCGCGCGCGATGCTCGAGCCGGACGACCGGATCCTGGCACCCGACCCGGGGTTCGCCTACTACGGGATGTCCGCGCGGTACCACCACGGCGACGTTGCGACCTACGAGCTCGACCCCGCGGACGGGTTCGAGCAGACGGCCGAGACCGTCCTCGACGCCTACGCCGGCGAGCGGATGATCTACGTCACCTCGCCGCACAACCCCTCCGGCTCCGTGATGGACCTCTCGGAGGTCCGGCTGCTCGCGGACGCGACCGCCGAGGAGACGCTCGTGGTGGTCGACGAGGCCTACGGCGAGTTCGCGGAGACGTCCTCCGCGGTCGAGCTCCTCGAGGAACGGGCGGACGTCGCCGTCCTGCGGACGTTCTCGAAGGCCTACGGGCTCGCGGGCCTGCGCGTCGGCTACGCGCTCGTCCCCGAAGCGTGGGCTGACGCCTACGCCCGCGTGAACACGCCCTTCGCCGCGAGCGAGCTGGCCTGCCGGGCGGCGCTTGCCGCCCTGGCCGACGACGAGCACGTCGACCGCTCGATCGAGTCGGCGCGGTGGGGCCGCGAGTACGTTCGCGAGCACGTCGACGCGCCGACGGTCGAGTCGGCCGGCAACTTCGTGCTGATCGAGGTGGGCGACGCCGAGGCCGTGACCGAGGCGCTCCAACGCGAGGGGATCATCGTTCGGGACTGCACCTCCTTCGGCCTGCCCGAGCACATCCGCGTGACGACCGGCACGCGCGAGGAGACGCGGGCGGCGGTCGAGGCCATCAACGACGTGCTCGCGCGGCTGGAACCGGGTGTCTCGGCCTGA
- a CDS encoding adenylate kinase family protein, with translation MRVAVTGTPGTGKTSATRLLEADGTGESEDDHTVIHLNELIESDEDLWTERDDDRDSLVADLEAIAERLGDWDGILESHLAHYFEADRVVVLRCAPETLEDRLTERGEPPAKARENAESEALDVILSEAVERFGREHVHEIDTTEAEPEAVAAEIEAVIDGDREPSAGTVDFTGYL, from the coding sequence ATGCGCGTCGCCGTCACCGGCACCCCGGGAACCGGGAAGACGTCCGCGACGCGGCTGCTCGAGGCCGATGGCACCGGTGAAAGCGAGGACGACCACACCGTCATCCACCTCAACGAGCTGATCGAGTCGGACGAGGACCTCTGGACCGAGCGCGACGACGATCGCGACTCGCTCGTGGCGGATCTCGAGGCGATCGCCGAGCGGCTCGGCGACTGGGACGGGATCCTGGAGTCGCATCTGGCACACTACTTCGAGGCCGACCGGGTCGTCGTGCTCCGGTGTGCACCGGAGACCCTCGAGGACCGGCTGACAGAGCGGGGCGAACCGCCGGCGAAGGCGCGTGAGAACGCCGAGAGCGAGGCGCTCGACGTGATCCTCTCCGAGGCGGTCGAGCGCTTCGGACGCGAACACGTCCACGAGATCGACACGACCGAGGCGGAGCCGGAAGCGGTCGCCGCGGAGATCGAGGCGGTCATCGACGGCGACCGCGAGCCGAGCGCCGGGACGGTCGACTTCACGGGGTATTTATAA
- a CDS encoding CDP-alcohol phosphatidyltransferase family protein, whose amino-acid sequence MTLDRFRPLANRLLAPWVSAADQLGLSPDGVSVLAFLAAIAAGLSFAVATPAGYLAGAILVFVNGWLDLVDGQLARTQGVESSGGDLLDHVLDRYADIAILAGLAAGIGRYGLGLAAVTGVLMTSYLGTQIQAVGLGREYGGLLGRADRLALVGVTGVLAAVVPGPVVTADALPEPIAAAVGPIVGPAGIGLVAVLLALFAVVGHLTALQRFRGAWADL is encoded by the coding sequence ATGACGCTCGACCGCTTTCGACCGCTGGCGAACCGGCTGCTCGCCCCGTGGGTTTCGGCGGCCGACCAGCTCGGGCTGAGCCCGGACGGGGTGAGCGTGCTGGCGTTTCTCGCCGCCATCGCTGCGGGGCTGTCCTTCGCGGTCGCGACGCCGGCCGGCTACCTGGCCGGCGCGATCCTCGTGTTCGTCAACGGCTGGCTGGACTTGGTCGACGGCCAGCTGGCCCGCACGCAGGGCGTGGAATCATCGGGCGGCGACCTTCTCGACCACGTCCTCGACCGGTACGCCGACATCGCGATCCTCGCCGGACTCGCGGCCGGGATCGGCCGCTACGGACTCGGGCTCGCGGCGGTCACGGGCGTGTTGATGACCTCCTACCTCGGCACGCAGATCCAGGCGGTCGGGCTCGGTCGGGAGTACGGCGGGCTGCTCGGGCGCGCCGACCGGCTCGCGCTCGTGGGCGTGACGGGCGTCCTCGCGGCGGTCGTTCCCGGCCCGGTCGTGACGGCGGACGCCCTTCCGGAGCCGATCGCCGCCGCCGTCGGGCCCATCGTCGGTCCGGCCGGGATCGGACTCGTGGCGGTCCTCCTCGCGCTGTTCGCCGTCGTGGGGCATCTCACCGCGCTCCAGCGGTTCCGGGGCGCCTGGGCCGACCTCTAG
- the trpB gene encoding tryptophan synthase subunit beta — translation MSHGDFEGYGGRYVPDPLEEPLDRLATAYDEIANTESFRAELRRLLEEYAGRSTPLYHAERLSERYGADVYLKREDLLHGGAHKINNALGQALLAKQAGKDRLIAETGAGQHGTATAMVGALLDLDTEIYMGEKDVERQRMNVFRMRLMGAEVNEVTRGGAGLADAVDAALEDFAGNVADTHYLVGSVVGPDPFPRMVRDFQSVIGREAREQFLDRTGELPDAAVACVGGGSNAIGLFHAFRDDDVALYGAEGGGEGTDSSRHAAPLARGEDDVLHGMKTRVIGEDVEVHSVSAGLDYPGVGPEHAMFRELGRAEYVGVDDDAALAAFRELSETEGIIPALESSHAIARAIELAEAGEHETILVNLSGRGDKDMETAAERFDL, via the coding sequence ATGTCACACGGAGACTTCGAGGGTTACGGGGGCCGGTACGTCCCCGACCCGCTCGAGGAACCGCTCGACCGGCTTGCGACCGCCTACGACGAGATCGCGAACACGGAGTCGTTCCGGGCGGAGCTGCGCCGACTGCTCGAGGAGTACGCGGGTCGTTCGACGCCCCTCTACCACGCCGAACGCCTCAGCGAGCGCTACGGCGCGGACGTCTACCTCAAGCGGGAGGACCTGCTCCACGGCGGCGCCCACAAGATCAACAACGCGCTCGGGCAGGCCCTGTTGGCCAAGCAGGCGGGCAAGGACCGGCTGATCGCCGAAACGGGCGCGGGGCAACACGGCACCGCGACCGCGATGGTCGGCGCGCTGTTGGACCTGGACACGGAGATCTATATGGGCGAGAAGGACGTCGAGCGCCAGCGGATGAACGTCTTCCGGATGCGCCTGATGGGCGCCGAGGTGAACGAGGTGACCCGCGGCGGGGCCGGGCTGGCGGACGCCGTGGACGCCGCCCTCGAGGACTTCGCCGGAAACGTCGCGGACACCCACTACCTCGTCGGCAGCGTCGTCGGGCCCGACCCGTTCCCGCGGATGGTGCGCGACTTCCAGTCGGTCATCGGCCGGGAGGCCCGCGAGCAGTTCCTCGACCGCACCGGCGAGCTGCCGGACGCGGCGGTCGCCTGCGTCGGCGGCGGCTCGAACGCGATCGGCCTGTTCCACGCGTTCCGCGACGACGACGTCGCCCTGTACGGGGCCGAGGGCGGCGGCGAGGGAACCGACTCGAGCCGCCACGCCGCGCCGCTGGCACGCGGCGAGGACGACGTCCTTCACGGAATGAAGACGCGCGTGATCGGCGAGGACGTCGAGGTGCATTCGGTCTCCGCCGGGCTCGATTACCCCGGCGTCGGCCCCGAGCACGCGATGTTCCGGGAGCTGGGTCGGGCCGAGTACGTCGGCGTCGACGACGACGCCGCGCTCGCCGCCTTCCGCGAACTGAGCGAGACGGAGGGGATCATCCCGGCGCTGGAGTCGAGCCACGCGATCGCCCGCGCGATCGAGCTCGCCGAGGCGGGCGAGCACGAGACGATCCTCGTGAACCTCTCCGGGCGCGGCGACAAGGACATGGAGACCGCAGCCGAGCGGTTCGACCTGTAG